The Rhodopirellula islandica genome includes a region encoding these proteins:
- the fabD gene encoding ACP S-malonyltransferase, whose translation MSLDATKPAILFPGQGAQTPGMGTWLCAEYPLANELFEEAGDVLGYDLKSLCADGPAEKLNETVHSQPALFVVGVAAARVHDELNPELAKKIVAAAGLSLGEYTAVCYAGGLSFADGLKLVQKRGEAMQACADATDSGMASVLGLDLEKLTAVCEECRSGDEILQPANLLCPGNIAVSGHRSALERLGPAATAAGAMKVVPLSVAGAFHTPIMDGAVELLTQALAEVELSDTRIPVYSNVDAKPHTSAEEIRQLLARQVVNPVRWDDSINAMLGDGVDGFLEAGTGRVLRGTIKRIARKTPTDGFGDQP comes from the coding sequence GTGAGTCTCGACGCAACAAAACCAGCGATCCTGTTTCCCGGCCAAGGTGCTCAGACGCCCGGCATGGGGACATGGTTGTGCGCGGAATATCCCCTCGCCAACGAACTGTTTGAAGAAGCAGGCGATGTGCTGGGATACGACCTGAAATCCCTGTGTGCGGACGGTCCAGCTGAAAAGCTGAACGAAACCGTTCACAGCCAACCGGCACTGTTTGTCGTGGGGGTCGCTGCTGCACGTGTGCATGACGAGTTGAACCCCGAGCTGGCAAAAAAAATCGTTGCCGCCGCGGGACTCAGCCTGGGTGAATACACCGCCGTTTGCTACGCCGGAGGCCTGTCCTTCGCCGATGGCCTGAAGCTGGTTCAGAAACGCGGCGAAGCCATGCAGGCTTGTGCTGACGCGACCGATTCAGGCATGGCCAGCGTGCTGGGGCTGGATCTCGAAAAGCTGACCGCGGTTTGCGAAGAGTGCCGCAGCGGGGACGAGATTCTGCAACCTGCCAACCTGCTGTGCCCCGGCAACATTGCGGTGTCGGGCCATCGATCCGCTTTGGAACGCCTGGGACCTGCCGCCACTGCTGCGGGTGCGATGAAGGTCGTGCCACTCAGTGTTGCGGGTGCTTTTCACACGCCCATCATGGATGGCGCAGTGGAATTGCTCACGCAGGCTCTTGCAGAGGTCGAGTTGTCGGACACGCGAATTCCGGTGTACAGCAACGTCGACGCGAAACCACACACCTCCGCCGAGGAAATTCGCCAGCTGCTGGCACGTCAGGTCGTCAATCCCGTCCGTTGGGACGATTCCATCAACGCGATGCTTGGTGACGGCGTGGATGGTTTTCTGGAAGCGGGGACTGGCCGTGTGCTGCGAGGCACGATCAAACGCATCGCTCGCAAAACGCCAACGGATGGCTTCGGCGACCAACCCTGA
- the fabG gene encoding 3-oxoacyl-[acyl-carrier-protein] reductase, translating into MDLSLSVDLKDQVAIVTGASQGLGRAVAVALGQNGAHVVCVARNAEKLAATVAEIEAAGGTGEALPCDVTDRKAAAEAIEGTHKKHGRLDILVNNAGITRDKLMRGMSDEEWDSVIATNLTSCFVCCRAAAGVMRRSKYGRIINMASISGLIGNPGQANYSASKAGMIGMTRTMSKELVSRGVTVNAVAPGFIASEMTAELGDVILEEVKKRIPAKRVGQPEDVAAAVLFLASRDASYISGQTIVVDGGMVG; encoded by the coding sequence ATGGATCTCTCCCTGTCGGTTGATTTGAAAGATCAAGTCGCCATTGTCACCGGTGCCAGCCAAGGTCTCGGCCGAGCTGTCGCTGTCGCACTGGGGCAAAACGGAGCCCACGTGGTTTGCGTCGCTCGCAACGCAGAGAAGCTGGCCGCTACCGTCGCGGAAATCGAAGCCGCTGGGGGAACGGGCGAAGCCCTGCCCTGCGACGTCACCGATCGCAAAGCCGCCGCCGAAGCCATCGAAGGCACCCACAAAAAACACGGTCGTCTGGACATCTTGGTCAACAACGCCGGGATCACGCGTGACAAGCTGATGCGGGGCATGTCCGACGAAGAGTGGGATTCTGTCATCGCCACGAACTTGACCAGCTGCTTCGTGTGCTGTCGCGCGGCCGCGGGAGTGATGCGGCGCAGCAAGTATGGTCGAATCATCAACATGGCCAGCATCTCAGGCCTGATCGGCAACCCAGGTCAAGCCAATTACTCGGCCAGCAAGGCGGGGATGATTGGGATGACGCGGACGATGAGCAAGGAGCTCGTCTCACGTGGCGTCACGGTCAACGCCGTCGCTCCTGGGTTCATTGCCAGTGAAATGACCGCTGAACTGGGCGACGTCATCCTGGAAGAAGTTAAAAAACGAATCCCCGCCAAGCGGGTTGGTCAGCCGGAGGATGTCGCTGCGGCGGTGTTGTTCTTGGCCAGCCGTGATGCCAGCTACATTTCTGGGCAAACCATTGTCGTTGACGGTGGAATGGTCGGCTAA
- a CDS encoding acyl carrier protein: protein MASIEERVVDIVSEQLGVDKDKITRETSFVNDLGADSLDTVELVMELEEEFDISIPDDSAEKIQKVGEAIDFIEKEKGEDA, encoded by the coding sequence ATGGCGTCTATCGAAGAACGCGTGGTCGACATTGTTTCTGAACAGCTCGGCGTTGACAAAGACAAAATCACCCGCGAAACATCGTTCGTCAACGACCTCGGTGCCGACTCGCTCGACACTGTTGAGTTGGTGATGGAGCTCGAAGAAGAGTTCGACATCAGCATTCCTGATGACTCCGCCGAAAAGATCCAAAAGGTCGGCGAAGCGATTGATTTCATCGAAAAGGAAAAAGGCGAAGACGCCTAG